Proteins found in one Nocardia brasiliensis ATCC 700358 genomic segment:
- a CDS encoding putative glycolipid-binding domain-containing protein yields MIERRQFVWAVTETAGFESCWLTANGLALHAEGHAVAQTPVPYWLSYTLGTDDRAATTRMTVTAVTASARRELDLRRTGSHWTVDGAARPDLSDARDCDLAFSPLTNTMPILRTDLHRSPGHADFHMAFIEVPSLEVTLSRQSYTHLATTSDGASVRFTSGTYTQDLLVDRDAVVVTYPTMAQRITPTP; encoded by the coding sequence ATGATCGAGCGACGCCAATTCGTGTGGGCGGTAACGGAAACCGCAGGGTTCGAGTCGTGCTGGCTCACCGCGAACGGGCTTGCCCTGCATGCCGAAGGCCACGCCGTCGCCCAAACCCCCGTGCCCTACTGGCTGTCCTACACGCTCGGCACCGACGACCGCGCCGCCACCACGCGCATGACGGTCACCGCGGTCACCGCCTCCGCCCGCCGCGAGCTGGACCTCCGTCGCACCGGGTCACACTGGACGGTCGACGGCGCCGCGCGCCCGGATCTCAGCGACGCCCGCGACTGCGACCTGGCCTTCTCACCGCTCACCAACACCATGCCCATCCTGCGCACCGACCTGCACCGCAGCCCGGGCCACGCGGACTTCCACATGGCGTTCATCGAGGTCCCCAGCCTCGAAGTCACGCTGTCCCGGCAGAGCTACACGCACCTGGCCACCACATCCGACGGCGCCTCCGTTCGCTTCACGTCCGGCACCTACACCCAGGATCTGCTCGTCGACCGCGACGCTGTGGTCGTCACGTATCCGACCATGGCGCAGCGCATTACACCCACGCCGTGA
- a CDS encoding alpha/beta fold hydrolase, with translation MIPAAEATIETVRAADGATTEVRMYRQAADPSAPVVICMPAMATPAAGYVPLAEALFQAGFHVVLGELRGQGTSSVRLRRGVRYGYHEIVTLDYPALFEAVATAFPDAPRYLLGHSLGGQLGALYLGQQPQQAAGAILIGAPSCHYRGWPFPRNLGIFAAAHLAVGIGSVVGYFPGRRLGILGNDSTRLMRDFAAQIRSGRYRVPSSPLDFESDLSRITLPTLVVTIEGDTMATAHGVRALSEKLTHATITRINLGFGDTTHRNPHYAWIRDNTGLVDRVRTFINSGA, from the coding sequence TTGATCCCAGCTGCCGAGGCCACCATCGAGACCGTGCGTGCCGCAGACGGTGCGACCACCGAGGTCCGGATGTACCGGCAGGCCGCGGATCCGTCCGCGCCGGTCGTGATCTGCATGCCCGCCATGGCAACTCCCGCCGCCGGTTATGTGCCGCTGGCGGAGGCGTTGTTCCAGGCTGGTTTTCACGTGGTGCTCGGCGAATTGCGCGGGCAGGGAACAAGTTCCGTGCGGCTGCGGCGCGGCGTGCGCTACGGCTACCACGAGATCGTGACCCTCGACTACCCCGCCCTGTTCGAGGCGGTCGCAACGGCCTTCCCCGACGCACCGCGATATCTGCTCGGGCACAGCCTGGGTGGGCAACTCGGCGCGCTCTACCTGGGGCAGCAGCCGCAGCAGGCCGCCGGTGCGATCCTGATCGGCGCACCGTCCTGCCACTACCGCGGCTGGCCGTTCCCGCGAAACCTCGGAATCTTCGCCGCCGCCCACCTTGCCGTCGGCATCGGGTCGGTAGTCGGCTACTTCCCCGGCCGCCGCCTGGGCATCCTCGGCAACGACTCGACCCGCCTCATGCGCGATTTCGCCGCCCAAATCCGTTCCGGCCGTTACCGCGTGCCCTCCTCACCCCTCGACTTCGAATCCGACCTCTCCCGAATAACCCTGCCGACACTGGTGGTCACCATCGAAGGCGACACCATGGCAACCGCCCACGGCGTCCGCGCCCTGAGCGAAAAACTCACCCACGCGACGATCACCCGCATAAACCTGGGCTTCGGCGATACAACACACCGCAACCCGCACTACGCCTGGATCCGCGACAACACCGGCTTGGTCGACCGAGTCCGAACCTTCATCAATTCGGGGGCGTGA
- a CDS encoding DMT family transporter translates to MSLEVATQRGSGVWLGALLALGSSVAVGSAIAATTALTDFPILTGQAVRYGIAAVLMMVCFRGRLPRVSTPQLVRIGLLGATGLAGFNICLVTALQRVDAGVVGAVVGAVPVVLAIAGPLMAGRSPSAKAVLAAGVVTTGAVVVQWTGSAGDPVGLLLATGALAGECAFSLVAIPLVREIGAQATAAYAAAAGAILCGIVAVPIDLPALRWPTAGESAAIGYLAVVASAGAFLMWYAALDRIPVETAGAFAGVVPVCALLTGILLGVSESSALRFVGAGIVGLGVVIATCTPKRR, encoded by the coding sequence ATGAGTCTCGAAGTCGCGACTCAGCGCGGGTCCGGTGTCTGGCTCGGTGCGCTGCTGGCACTCGGGTCCAGCGTTGCGGTCGGGTCCGCGATCGCGGCGACGACGGCACTGACGGACTTCCCGATCCTGACGGGACAGGCGGTCAGATACGGTATCGCCGCCGTGCTCATGATGGTCTGCTTCCGGGGACGGTTGCCGCGGGTCAGCACGCCGCAACTGGTCCGGATCGGGCTGCTCGGGGCGACCGGCCTGGCCGGTTTCAACATCTGTCTCGTGACCGCGCTGCAGCGCGTGGACGCGGGCGTCGTCGGCGCGGTGGTCGGTGCGGTTCCGGTGGTGCTGGCGATCGCGGGGCCGCTCATGGCCGGACGCTCGCCGTCGGCGAAGGCGGTGCTGGCCGCCGGGGTCGTGACGACCGGCGCGGTCGTCGTGCAGTGGACCGGCAGTGCGGGCGATCCGGTCGGACTCTTGCTGGCGACCGGCGCGCTCGCGGGGGAATGCGCCTTCTCGCTGGTGGCGATCCCGCTGGTGCGCGAGATCGGGGCGCAGGCCACGGCGGCGTACGCGGCCGCCGCCGGGGCGATCCTCTGCGGGATCGTCGCGGTGCCGATCGATCTGCCCGCGCTGCGCTGGCCCACGGCGGGGGAGTCGGCGGCGATCGGCTACCTGGCCGTGGTGGCCTCGGCCGGCGCCTTCCTCATGTGGTACGCCGCGCTGGATCGGATCCCGGTCGAGACGGCGGGCGCGTTCGCCGGAGTGGTGCCGGTATGCGCGCTGCTCACCGGGATCCTGCTCGGGGTTTCGGAAAGCTCGGCGCTGCGCTTCGTGGGGGCGGGGATCGTGGGCCTCGGGGTGGTGATCGCGACCTGCACGCCGAAGCGGCGCTGA
- a CDS encoding fatty acid desaturase family protein has product MSQNSELIQHEDRVRQRCRTSKPKVGGFKRELSPETKEAVKDIHNSRDNWHGPLGLCIDWLVIAGVAVVVVLCDYQPLVYLAGVLIVGGRQRALRSLMHEASHAKLTRHGPLNRWLGRAFIAWPLFSGLSAYTCAHCEHHRHLWDDRRDPKLLGYLRLGLVNPRDMKQFAGKHLLKPLLLVHAPFQVVADLIGRDEDRRETRLRFVFLIVVSAGFFVAGFGLDFLLLWVVPYATVYQILRYWSDIADHAGLRSDDPWQSTRSWDASWLVRQFLAPHNSNWHLAHHLYPAVPHYRIRRLHRTLQAVPSYQKAHHCDGFVFARRGCHPSVVQDVLAPERLTELRSRHLADGRRGALVPGCARTCPMSALRPVEHG; this is encoded by the coding sequence ATGTCGCAAAACAGTGAATTGATTCAACACGAAGACCGGGTTCGGCAACGTTGCCGGACCTCGAAGCCGAAGGTCGGTGGATTCAAACGGGAGCTTTCACCGGAGACCAAAGAAGCAGTCAAAGATATCCACAACAGCAGAGACAACTGGCACGGACCGTTGGGTCTCTGCATCGACTGGCTGGTCATCGCCGGCGTTGCCGTCGTCGTCGTGCTGTGTGACTATCAACCCCTCGTCTACCTGGCCGGCGTACTCATCGTGGGAGGTAGGCAGCGTGCGCTGCGCAGCCTCATGCACGAGGCCAGTCACGCGAAACTCACCCGGCACGGCCCGCTCAACCGCTGGCTGGGCCGGGCGTTCATCGCTTGGCCGCTGTTCTCCGGATTATCCGCGTATACCTGCGCGCATTGCGAACATCACCGCCACCTGTGGGACGATCGCCGCGATCCGAAACTGCTCGGCTACCTGCGCCTCGGGTTGGTGAACCCGCGGGACATGAAGCAATTCGCCGGTAAACACCTCTTGAAACCACTGCTCCTGGTGCACGCGCCGTTTCAAGTCGTCGCGGACCTCATCGGGCGGGACGAGGATCGTCGGGAAACGCGACTTCGATTTGTTTTCCTGATAGTCGTTTCCGCCGGATTCTTCGTGGCCGGATTCGGTCTCGACTTTCTGCTGCTGTGGGTGGTGCCGTACGCGACGGTCTACCAAATTCTGCGCTATTGGAGCGATATCGCCGATCACGCCGGATTGCGCTCCGACGACCCTTGGCAGTCGACGCGCAGCTGGGACGCGTCATGGCTGGTCCGGCAATTCCTGGCTCCGCACAATTCCAACTGGCATCTGGCGCATCACCTCTACCCGGCCGTGCCGCACTATCGGATTCGCCGGTTGCACCGGACCCTGCAAGCGGTGCCCTCGTACCAGAAGGCACATCACTGCGACGGTTTCGTGTTTGCGCGCCGCGGTTGTCATCCGTCCGTCGTGCAGGATGTGCTCGCGCCGGAACGGTTGACGGAGTTGCGATCTCGTCATCTGGCGGACGGCCGGCGTGGCGCCTTGGTGCCGGGATGTGCGCGGACCTGTCCGATGTCGGCCCTGCGTCCGGTCGAGCACGGATGA
- a CDS encoding MFS transporter: protein MTERTGARKGWALGVVFLVMFLVSLDLSIVNVALPAIDETLGFGPSGLSWVINAYLLTFAGLMLLGGRLADLTGKRTLLLASLGLFALASAWGGAAQHGWELLAARALQGVGAAVLAPMTLALATSEFPEGPERTKSMSVWGGAGAAGGAVGVVLSGVLTDHLGWRWVMWVNLVFVVAAAVAVQRGTDNRVVARRGRPDVLGAALVTFGTTALVLGVIATESHSWGSVRVLGWFAAGAVLLAGFAWAETRAADPLVPLEFLRRRSLLGATLFGFMLTSGQIASFYFVAQFLQRVLGYSPTLTGVAFLPFCVGVVIGLRIAMAVTPKWGPRPVLLVGGLVGALGLLWFGFADPSTTFLTGLLGPSLVGSIGIGASVVAMGTAAVAGVPAEQSGLASGVLNSVRQLGGSLGLAVLVTISAQVIGNDSSRASLADGYTTSLCLAAGLLAAGAVISALVLPKAVRAQPPAEVAVVAAVE from the coding sequence GTGACAGAGCGAACCGGCGCACGCAAGGGGTGGGCGCTCGGCGTCGTATTCCTCGTGATGTTCCTTGTCTCCCTGGATCTTTCGATCGTGAACGTGGCACTGCCCGCGATCGACGAGACGCTGGGCTTCGGTCCGTCGGGGCTCAGTTGGGTGATCAACGCCTACCTGCTCACCTTCGCCGGGCTCATGCTGCTCGGCGGCCGGCTGGCCGACCTCACCGGCAAGCGCACGCTGCTGCTGGCGAGCCTCGGTCTGTTCGCGCTGGCCAGCGCGTGGGGTGGGGCGGCGCAGCACGGGTGGGAGTTGCTCGCGGCGCGTGCGTTGCAAGGTGTCGGCGCCGCGGTGCTGGCGCCGATGACGCTGGCGCTGGCGACCTCGGAGTTCCCGGAGGGGCCCGAGCGCACGAAATCCATGTCGGTGTGGGGCGGGGCCGGAGCCGCGGGCGGCGCGGTCGGCGTGGTGCTCAGCGGCGTGCTGACCGATCATCTCGGCTGGCGCTGGGTGATGTGGGTGAACCTGGTGTTCGTCGTCGCGGCCGCGGTGGCGGTGCAGCGCGGCACCGACAACCGGGTGGTGGCGCGGCGCGGCCGCCCCGACGTGCTCGGCGCGGCACTGGTCACCTTCGGCACGACGGCCCTGGTGCTCGGGGTGATCGCCACCGAAAGCCATTCGTGGGGTTCGGTGCGGGTGCTCGGCTGGTTCGCCGCGGGTGCGGTACTGCTTGCCGGATTCGCCTGGGCCGAAACAAGAGCCGCGGATCCGCTGGTGCCGCTCGAATTCCTGCGGCGGCGCTCACTGCTCGGCGCCACGCTGTTCGGGTTCATGCTCACGTCCGGGCAGATCGCCAGCTTCTACTTCGTCGCTCAATTCCTGCAGCGGGTGCTCGGGTACAGCCCGACGCTCACCGGCGTCGCGTTCCTGCCGTTCTGTGTGGGCGTCGTCATCGGCCTGCGGATCGCGATGGCGGTGACGCCGAAGTGGGGTCCGCGTCCGGTGCTGCTGGTCGGCGGGCTCGTCGGTGCGCTCGGGCTGCTGTGGTTCGGTTTCGCGGATCCGTCGACCACGTTCCTCACCGGCCTGCTCGGCCCTTCGCTGGTGGGCAGCATCGGGATCGGTGCGTCGGTGGTCGCGATGGGCACCGCAGCGGTCGCGGGCGTGCCCGCCGAACAGTCCGGGCTCGCATCGGGTGTGCTCAACAGCGTCCGGCAACTCGGCGGTTCGCTCGGCCTGGCCGTGCTGGTAACGATCTCCGCACAAGTCATCGGAAACGACAGCAGCAGAGCGTCATTGGCGGACGGCTACACCACGTCGCTGTGTCTGGCCGCCGGTCTGCTCGCCGCCGGGGCCGTCATCAGCGCGCTGGTCCTGCCGAAGGCGGTGCGGGCGCAGCCACCGGCGGAGGTCGCGGTAGTGGCAGCGGTGGAGTGA
- a CDS encoding TetR/AcrR family transcriptional regulator codes for MSSNVTRRRGRPIRVPRDDVVTVTTRLLTAGGAQAFSMRKLADELGVSTAAVYHHFPTKAALMIAVLSARADELDRPDLPADPRDRLVAIVAYLIDVLHQMPWVADILVSGESFGRAAMWILDEFVDTATRLGATDDYAGYMYAAIWRFVLGELMMRRAEDERAEAARRGDPRPRWTDQADDEILAEFPTTVRMLPKWATIRDEYRTSTAVGHLIDGLIAGIPS; via the coding sequence GTGAGCAGCAACGTGACCCGCAGGCGCGGCCGCCCGATCCGGGTGCCCCGCGACGACGTCGTGACCGTCACCACGCGGCTGCTCACCGCGGGCGGCGCGCAAGCCTTCAGCATGCGCAAGCTCGCCGACGAACTCGGCGTCAGCACCGCCGCCGTCTATCACCACTTCCCCACCAAGGCGGCGCTGATGATCGCCGTCCTCAGCGCCCGCGCGGACGAGCTGGACCGCCCGGACCTGCCCGCCGATCCACGGGACCGCCTCGTTGCGATCGTCGCCTACCTGATCGACGTCCTACACCAAATGCCTTGGGTCGCTGACATTCTCGTCAGCGGCGAATCCTTCGGCCGCGCGGCGATGTGGATCCTCGACGAATTCGTCGACACCGCGACCCGGCTCGGCGCCACCGATGACTACGCCGGATACATGTACGCCGCCATCTGGCGTTTCGTGCTCGGCGAACTCATGATGCGCCGCGCCGAAGACGAACGCGCCGAAGCCGCGCGCCGCGGCGACCCCCGCCCCCGCTGGACCGATCAGGCCGACGACGAGATCCTGGCCGAATTCCCCACCACCGTACGAATGCTCCCGAAATGGGCAACCATCCGCGACGAATACCGCACCAGCACCGCGGTCGGCCACCTCATCGACGGATTGATCGCTGGAATCCCTTCCTGA
- a CDS encoding CGNR zinc finger domain-containing protein, with the protein MRLDSHTLGVVEDGVALINAAVPGERRGKPYPPAADDAELHERMDGVVSTLFGVHAQPEDARGLARAAGQLRQVFDAVSVDDMDSAAAQINSMITEYGARPTLIRHGTQPWHLHFHAPDAPLVPGIAAACAVGLAYVLGSEHADRIGLCSAGNCDRAYLDTSRNGTKRFCSTACQNRAKTAAFRARRAANT; encoded by the coding sequence GTGCGTTTAGACAGTCACACGTTGGGTGTGGTCGAGGACGGTGTCGCGTTGATCAACGCCGCGGTGCCCGGTGAGCGCCGCGGCAAGCCCTACCCGCCTGCCGCCGACGACGCGGAGCTGCACGAACGGATGGACGGCGTGGTCTCGACCCTGTTCGGCGTGCACGCGCAACCCGAGGATGCTCGCGGCCTGGCCCGCGCGGCCGGGCAGTTGCGGCAGGTTTTCGACGCGGTCTCTGTCGACGACATGGATTCCGCTGCCGCTCAGATCAATTCGATGATCACCGAGTACGGTGCCCGGCCGACCCTGATCCGGCACGGCACCCAGCCGTGGCACCTGCACTTCCACGCCCCCGACGCCCCCCTCGTGCCCGGCATCGCCGCCGCCTGCGCCGTCGGTCTCGCCTACGTCCTCGGCAGCGAGCACGCCGACCGCATCGGCCTGTGCTCGGCCGGCAACTGCGACCGCGCCTACCTCGACACCTCCCGCAACGGCACCAAACGCTTCTGCAGCACGGCATGTCAGAACCGCGCCAAAACCGCGGCCTTCCGCGCCCGGCGCGCCGCGAACACCTGA
- a CDS encoding class I SAM-dependent methyltransferase, giving the protein MSLTPTLAHAWIDRWDRQQEGYLPDRELMFAVIADAVAANADRPDPVVLDVACGPGSLGARIRERLPQARVIGIDADPVLLELARTAYGFELVDHNLADPAWAAGLPAGQIDAIVSTTALHWLYSDQLAALYRQAAQLLRPGGILLNGDDMATHATDIDQLHEAIGTRQLEREGVTDRENWAEWWSAITAEPELATAVAEREIRRWEHPSDSGTTYEEHLNLLRAAGFRTAGSIWQYGRRHIVAAVN; this is encoded by the coding sequence ATGTCGTTGACACCCACCCTCGCCCACGCCTGGATCGATCGATGGGATCGCCAGCAGGAGGGTTACCTGCCCGACCGCGAACTCATGTTCGCCGTGATCGCCGACGCGGTGGCCGCCAACGCGGACCGCCCCGACCCGGTGGTGCTCGACGTGGCGTGCGGCCCCGGCTCACTCGGCGCCCGCATCCGGGAACGGCTGCCGCAGGCCCGCGTCATCGGCATCGACGCCGATCCGGTGCTGCTCGAATTGGCGCGCACGGCATACGGATTCGAGCTCGTCGACCACAATCTGGCGGATCCGGCCTGGGCGGCCGGATTGCCCGCCGGTCAGATCGACGCGATCGTCAGCACCACCGCCCTGCACTGGCTCTACTCCGATCAGCTCGCCGCGCTCTACCGCCAAGCGGCGCAACTGCTCCGCCCCGGTGGCATCCTGCTCAACGGCGACGATATGGCCACGCACGCAACGGATATCGACCAGCTGCACGAGGCGATCGGCACCCGTCAACTGGAACGCGAAGGCGTCACGGATCGGGAGAACTGGGCCGAGTGGTGGAGCGCCATCACCGCCGAACCGGAACTGGCCACGGCGGTCGCCGAGCGCGAGATCCGCCGCTGGGAGCATCCGTCCGACAGTGGCACCACCTACGAGGAGCACCTGAACCTGTTGCGGGCGGCGGGTTTCCGGACGGCCGGATCGATCTGGCAGTACGGCCGCCGCCACATCGTCGCCGCGGTCAACTGA
- a CDS encoding adenine phosphoribosyltransferase, translating to MSKHAAIESDELAAQRTSLAADAVERLTRWRDDFPTPGVRFADLTPVFADAEGFRTVIDCLAHIAPDADLVAGVDARGFLIGAGVAASLGTGVIAVRKAGKLPPPVLEREYELEYGTAALEIPADGVPLAGRRVLLLDDVLATGGTLAAAADLFRQAGAEIVAAAVVLELTFLNGRERQGDYPVTSIVQV from the coding sequence ATGAGTAAGCACGCGGCGATCGAGTCCGACGAGCTAGCCGCCCAGCGGACCAGCCTGGCCGCGGACGCGGTCGAGCGCTTGACCCGCTGGCGCGACGACTTCCCCACCCCGGGAGTCCGTTTCGCCGACCTGACCCCGGTGTTCGCGGATGCCGAGGGCTTCCGCACCGTCATCGATTGCCTCGCGCACATCGCGCCCGACGCCGACCTGGTGGCCGGCGTCGACGCCCGCGGCTTCCTGATCGGCGCCGGCGTGGCCGCCAGCCTCGGCACCGGCGTGATCGCCGTCCGCAAGGCGGGCAAGCTGCCGCCGCCGGTCCTCGAGCGCGAATACGAACTCGAATACGGCACCGCCGCGCTCGAGATCCCCGCCGACGGCGTCCCGCTCGCGGGCCGCCGCGTCCTGCTGCTCGACGACGTGCTCGCCACCGGTGGCACCTTGGCCGCTGCGGCCGACCTGTTCCGGCAGGCCGGCGCCGAGATCGTCGCGGCCGCGGTGGTTCTGGAACTCACCTTCCTCAACGGCCGGGAGCGCCAGGGGGATTACCCCGTGACCTCCATCGTTCAGGTCTGA